In a single window of the Tellurirhabdus bombi genome:
- a CDS encoding GMC oxidoreductase produces MNLNIDAIKEMTYDAIVVGSGISGGWAAKELTEKGLKVLMLERGRDIKHIEGYKTATLNPWEFPHRGRNTVQAAEEYWAGMRTGYTVNEEWRHHFENDKENPYLETRPFDWIRGYHVGGRSLMWGRQSYRLNEEDFLANAKEGIGVDWPIRYKDLAPWYDHVEKFAGISGSKDGLSVLPDGQFLPAMQFNCVEKEVKARMEKQFGGRKMIMGRVAHLTAPKDFHYALGRAACQYRNQCMRGCPYGAYFSTQSATLPAAMKTGRLTLRPDSIVSEVLFDNKTQKATGVRVIDQNTKEVREYFAKIIFMNASALASASILMNSKSARFPNGMGNDSDQLGRNIMDHHLAVGASGRWEGMEDKYYYGRRANGVYVPRYRNWAGDKRDYLRGFGYQGGAGRGGWGRGNGIEGFGAAFKEELTKPGEWTMGLGGFGEVLPNSNNRMTLHPTEKDKWGLPVIVFDAAYGENERKMRIDMMNDAAEMLEAAGVKDVHAYNDESKHLGIGIHEMGTARMGRDPKTSVLNANNQLHAVKNVFVTDGAAMTSASCVNPSLTYMALTARAADFAVKELKKKTL; encoded by the coding sequence ATGAACTTAAATATTGATGCCATAAAAGAAATGACCTACGACGCCATTGTGGTTGGGTCGGGCATTTCGGGGGGCTGGGCAGCCAAAGAATTAACGGAAAAGGGCCTGAAAGTGCTGATGCTGGAGCGGGGTCGCGATATCAAGCATATTGAAGGCTACAAAACCGCTACCCTAAATCCATGGGAGTTTCCGCACCGGGGCCGGAATACGGTCCAGGCCGCCGAGGAATACTGGGCTGGCATGCGTACGGGTTACACCGTAAACGAAGAGTGGCGGCACCACTTTGAAAACGATAAGGAAAATCCCTACCTCGAAACCCGTCCCTTCGACTGGATTCGGGGCTACCATGTTGGCGGTCGGTCGCTAATGTGGGGTCGGCAGAGCTACCGACTGAACGAAGAAGACTTTCTGGCCAATGCCAAAGAAGGAATTGGTGTAGATTGGCCTATTCGCTACAAAGACCTGGCGCCCTGGTATGACCATGTGGAGAAATTTGCCGGGATCTCTGGGTCTAAAGATGGTTTGAGTGTATTGCCAGATGGTCAGTTTTTGCCCGCTATGCAGTTCAACTGCGTGGAGAAGGAGGTAAAAGCGCGGATGGAAAAACAGTTTGGTGGTCGTAAGATGATTATGGGCCGGGTTGCTCACCTGACCGCACCGAAAGATTTTCACTATGCGTTGGGACGGGCTGCCTGCCAGTATCGGAACCAGTGTATGCGAGGATGTCCGTACGGTGCCTATTTCAGCACCCAGTCGGCTACGCTGCCTGCGGCCATGAAAACAGGCCGGTTGACGTTACGCCCGGATTCGATTGTTTCGGAAGTATTGTTCGATAACAAAACACAGAAGGCCACAGGCGTACGCGTCATTGATCAGAATACGAAAGAAGTACGCGAATATTTCGCTAAAATCATCTTCATGAATGCTTCGGCATTGGCTAGTGCGTCTATTTTGATGAACTCAAAATCGGCGCGCTTCCCGAACGGTATGGGAAATGACAGCGATCAACTGGGGCGTAACATCATGGACCACCACCTGGCTGTTGGCGCGTCGGGCCGTTGGGAAGGCATGGAAGATAAATACTACTACGGTCGTCGGGCAAACGGGGTTTACGTTCCTCGCTACCGGAACTGGGCTGGTGACAAGCGTGATTACCTGCGTGGCTTTGGCTACCAAGGTGGCGCGGGCCGGGGCGGTTGGGGCCGGGGTAACGGCATCGAAGGCTTCGGAGCGGCGTTCAAAGAAGAACTAACAAAACCGGGCGAGTGGACGATGGGATTGGGTGGATTTGGTGAAGTATTACCGAACTCAAACAACCGAATGACCCTGCACCCAACTGAAAAGGATAAGTGGGGACTACCCGTTATTGTATTTGATGCGGCTTACGGCGAAAATGAGCGTAAAATGCGGATTGATATGATGAACGATGCCGCTGAGATGCTCGAAGCTGCCGGTGTAAAAGATGTTCACGCGTATAACGATGAGTCGAAGCACCTCGGTATTGGTATCCACGAAATGGGTACTGCCCGGATGGGCCGCGATCCGAAAACATCTGTTCTGAATGCTAACAACCAGCTACATGCTGTAAAAAATGTATTCGTGACGGATGGCGCTGCAATGACCTCTGCTTCTTGCGTTAAT
- a CDS encoding gluconate 2-dehydrogenase subunit 3 family protein, protein MNRRDALMRVAAMMGTAIALPALTNRLEAAAVAREASGAPVFFTADQDVQVAEMAEVIIPTTNTPGAKAAKVNEIMDVILRECYKQPDQKRFLDGLAHSNELSQSAYGKTFVALDEKQRIDIMTKLQTEAAEQRKQMATAAAGQRYTPFFNMLKDLTLLGYFSSEIGCTQALEYVAVPGRYDGCTTLTPGQKAWAI, encoded by the coding sequence ATGAACAGAAGAGATGCTTTGATGCGGGTAGCTGCCATGATGGGTACCGCGATCGCGCTGCCTGCCCTGACCAACAGGCTTGAAGCGGCGGCGGTAGCCCGTGAGGCTTCCGGTGCCCCCGTGTTTTTTACCGCCGACCAGGACGTTCAGGTTGCTGAGATGGCCGAGGTAATTATCCCAACTACAAACACGCCAGGTGCCAAAGCGGCCAAAGTGAATGAAATAATGGATGTTATTCTGAGAGAATGCTACAAGCAACCCGATCAGAAAAGATTCCTGGATGGTCTGGCCCATTCCAATGAGCTGAGCCAGAGCGCATACGGAAAAACATTTGTTGCGCTGGATGAGAAACAGCGGATTGATATTATGACCAAGCTGCAAACCGAAGCCGCCGAACAGCGGAAGCAGATGGCCACCGCCGCAGCCGGTCAACGTTATACTCCGTTCTTCAACATGCTGAAAGACCTGACGTTGCTGGGTTATTTTTCGTCCGAGATTGGCTGTACGCAAGCCCTCGAATACGTCGCCGTTCCGGGTCGCTACGACGGTTGTACAACCCTGACGCCTGGCCAAAAAGCCTGGGCGATTTAA